Proteins encoded in a region of the Halothiobacillus diazotrophicus genome:
- a CDS encoding PAS domain S-box protein, whose amino-acid sequence MVDRKKRYKTEAGALPAEGKSKMPGMTAQPSPDSDPNTVIRNLQAHQIELQMQNETLRHAHIELAESRDRYAELYDLAPVGYIALNRDGLIAEVNLTATAMLGLPRRACIGRRFAQFVVPDEQAYWSAQFADMVKHTDRQRFNLTLAGADGTIIHTRFVGIVRASSMSDMVVWLMFLDVSDRRATEDQLRKVSLAVEQSPDSIMITNLQGIIEFVNPAFTQISGYTAEEVINRTPRMLQSGLTPEETYRSLWQSLARGEIWRGEFVNRRKDGLYSIESATISPLRQADGKVTHYVSVQKDITELKRTLSELIASRNRLQLAQEAAGFGIFDRDIASGRLEWDARARAICGVDLDTPINFTTFLDLVHPDDRSKIHAAIERAMKPDQGNGVYRVEYRIINPKTGEERTLMANGQTFFEGGRPTRIVGTIQDISQQRAMEAELKNRRRAMDRLVDQQVAAQTASAIAHEINQPLASISAYSEAAINMLRAGHLDKLEHALLGAAAQSQKAGQALHELLEFLQDGEIILEPTDLNEVIHEALAEVEDSGYTDFHTAVELMPDLKPVMANRLQLQKVLINLVMNGVDAMREAGISPAHITIRVRTMIDDGMAMTTIQDSGPGVSAETAKRIFNPFFTTKTNGIGLGLAISRALIEAQGGRLWVDIEAGERGAVFHFTLPFAS is encoded by the coding sequence ATGGTCGATCGCAAAAAACGCTACAAGACGGAGGCTGGCGCCTTACCTGCCGAGGGTAAGAGCAAGATGCCCGGCATGACCGCACAACCGTCGCCCGATAGCGACCCGAACACCGTGATCCGCAACTTGCAGGCCCATCAGATCGAACTGCAGATGCAGAATGAAACCCTGCGGCACGCTCATATCGAACTGGCGGAATCGCGGGATCGCTACGCCGAACTCTATGACCTGGCCCCCGTCGGTTACATCGCCCTCAACCGCGATGGTCTGATTGCCGAAGTGAACCTGACCGCCACCGCCATGCTCGGTCTTCCACGGCGTGCGTGCATCGGACGCCGCTTCGCTCAGTTCGTCGTTCCCGATGAGCAGGCGTACTGGTCCGCACAGTTTGCGGACATGGTGAAGCATACCGACCGCCAGCGGTTCAATCTGACCCTGGCGGGTGCCGACGGCACCATCATCCATACCCGCTTTGTCGGCATCGTTCGAGCCTCCAGCATGTCCGATATGGTCGTCTGGCTCATGTTTCTCGACGTCTCGGACCGACGGGCGACCGAAGATCAGCTCCGCAAGGTCTCCCTCGCCGTGGAGCAAAGTCCGGACAGCATCATGATCACCAATCTTCAGGGAATCATCGAATTCGTCAACCCCGCCTTCACGCAGATTTCCGGATATACGGCCGAGGAAGTCATCAATCGCACCCCCCGGATGCTGCAGTCCGGATTGACGCCTGAGGAAACTTACCGATCACTGTGGCAATCTCTTGCCCGTGGCGAAATCTGGCGGGGCGAATTCGTCAACCGGCGCAAGGATGGTCTGTACTCCATCGAATCCGCAACCATATCCCCCCTGCGACAAGCCGATGGCAAGGTGACTCATTACGTGTCGGTCCAGAAGGATATTACCGAGCTCAAACGCACCCTGAGCGAACTGATTGCGAGTCGGAATCGACTCCAATTGGCGCAAGAAGCGGCGGGTTTTGGCATCTTCGATCGGGACATTGCATCCGGACGACTGGAGTGGGACGCGCGTGCGCGCGCAATATGCGGAGTGGATCTGGATACCCCGATCAATTTCACAACGTTCCTGGATCTGGTTCATCCGGATGATCGCAGCAAGATTCATGCAGCCATCGAGCGCGCGATGAAACCCGATCAGGGTAACGGCGTCTACCGTGTGGAGTACCGGATCATCAACCCGAAAACCGGCGAGGAACGCACCCTGATGGCCAACGGCCAGACCTTTTTCGAAGGGGGACGCCCAACCCGGATTGTCGGCACAATTCAGGACATCTCCCAGCAGCGTGCCATGGAAGCCGAACTGAAAAACCGCCGCCGCGCCATGGATCGACTGGTTGATCAGCAGGTTGCGGCACAGACGGCCTCGGCCATCGCCCACGAGATCAATCAACCCCTCGCCTCGATTTCCGCCTACAGCGAAGCGGCAATCAACATGTTGCGCGCCGGTCATCTGGACAAGCTCGAACATGCCCTGCTCGGTGCAGCCGCTCAATCACAAAAAGCCGGACAGGCTCTGCACGAGTTGCTCGAATTCCTCCAGGATGGCGAGATCATTCTCGAGCCGACGGATCTGAACGAGGTGATTCATGAAGCGCTCGCGGAAGTCGAGGATAGCGGATATACCGACTTTCATACCGCGGTGGAACTGATGCCCGATCTGAAGCCGGTCATGGCCAACCGGCTGCAACTGCAGAAAGTACTGATCAACCTCGTCATGAACGGGGTGGATGCCATGCGGGAAGCTGGAATCTCCCCGGCACACATTACCATCCGGGTCCGTACCATGATCGATGACGGAATGGCCATGACCACCATCCAGGATTCCGGGCCGGGCGTGAGCGCCGAGACGGCCAAGCGAATCTTCAACCCATTCTTCACCACCAAGACTAACGGCATCGGCCTGGGTCTTGCCATCAGCCGGGCCCTCATCGAAGCCCAGGGCGGGCGACTCTGGGTCGATATCGAGGCGGGTGAACGGGGTGCCGTTTTCCACTTCACACTACCCTTCGCATCATGA
- a CDS encoding response regulator transcription factor, translating into MHDTVFVVDDDPAIRDSLSLLLEQEDMTVVSYESAAEFLKNIDALVPRCCAIIDIRMPDIDGLQLQAEIINRGILLPVIFLTGHGDIPMSVRAIKSGAVDFLTKPVSGHTLLESVHVALLESERLFSQAEANHSARSVLESLTDREREVMSLAIEGRSNKEIARQLGISHRTVEIHRARVMHKTGADSLVELVRIAELGTIPS; encoded by the coding sequence ATGCACGACACCGTTTTCGTCGTCGACGACGACCCTGCCATTCGCGACTCGCTCTCCCTGTTGCTGGAACAGGAGGACATGACCGTGGTGAGTTACGAGAGCGCGGCTGAGTTCCTCAAGAACATCGATGCCCTCGTGCCCCGATGCTGCGCCATCATCGATATCCGGATGCCGGATATCGACGGCCTGCAATTGCAGGCGGAAATCATCAACCGAGGCATTCTGCTGCCGGTGATTTTCCTGACGGGTCACGGCGACATCCCGATGAGCGTCCGGGCAATCAAATCCGGCGCCGTGGACTTTCTCACCAAACCCGTCAGCGGCCACACTCTGCTGGAAAGCGTGCATGTCGCCCTGCTGGAAAGCGAACGGCTGTTCTCCCAAGCCGAAGCCAACCACTCGGCCCGATCCGTACTGGAAAGCCTGACCGACCGGGAGCGGGAAGTGATGAGCCTGGCGATCGAGGGCCGATCGAACAAAGAGATCGCCCGCCAGCTGGGCATCAGCCATCGCACGGTGGAAATCCACCGCGCACGTGTCATGCACAAAACCGGCGCCGACTCCCTCGTCGAACTCGTGCGCATCGCCGAGCTGGGTACAATCCCGTCCTAG